GCAGTGGGCAATTACAATGCCCATATATTAGCGTACCCAAAAATAAATTGGAGAAATATCAGTAGAGAATTTGTTACATCTTTAGGGATCACATGGAATCCATACACTACGCAAATAGAACCACATGACTATATTGCAGAATTATCTAACTGTATTAGATTATTTAATACTATTTTAATAAAATTTAATAGAGATATATGGGGTTATATAACCCTAAATTATTTTACACAAAATCGTAACAATATGACTATTGGTTCTTCTACAATGCCGCATAAAACAAACCCTATAGAATTTGAAAATTCTGAAGGAAATTTAGGACTAGCTAATACGCTGCTTAATCATTTCTCTCATAAACTACCAATATCACGTTGGCAACGTGATTTAAGTGATTCTACTGTACTAAGAAGTTTAGGTACAGCAATAGGATATGGTATAATAGCATACCATAATTTACTAAAAGGTATTAATAAACTAATAATTAATAAACAACATATATCAAACGAATTAAATAATAACTGGATAATATTAAGCGAAGCTATTCAAATAATTTTAAGAAAAAATAAAATTCACAAATCTTATGAGCACACCAAAAAATTTTTTGACAATAATACAAAAATTAATTCTGAAACAATAAAAAAATTTATACAATCACTTCCTCTACCTAAATCAGAAAAACTACGTTTAGAAAAAACTACTCCATCTAACTATATTGGCTTATCTAAGGAAATAACTAATGACATTACAGATATTACATAACCTCCATAATAAAATATATTTAATACAAATTAGTACCAGTAAATTTTACATTTCAACAATAAAACATTGCAATATTAATTTTATTAAATAAAAATAAAACAAAAATTAAATATTTAATTCAAAAATATTAACAGTTTAATGCATTTAAAAACACCAAAAATATTTTTATATACTACACGCCTCAAAAATATAATCAGTTTTTTATAATCATAATGACAAATAACTTCATATTCTTGAAATAATATACACATCTCAATATACAATATGTTTTATAGCATTAATATTATAATAAACACAACATACACTGAACATTATGAATTATTTAAATAATTAATAAAATATATCCATTATAAACAATTACTATAAATTATTTTAATATTTGACATAAATTTATTGATTTTATTGTTTTTGATACTGTATAATAACTAGTTGTTATACCAAACAATAATGTTAATACTAATATCAGTAGTATATCCCAGATATCTAGTTTAGAAGGCAAAAAATCAATAAAATAAATTTTTGATAAAAAAATTTTTTTATTTAAAAATTTCTCAATAAATATAACTAAGTTATTTAAATTTAAAGATAGTAATATACTTAATACAGATCCTAAAATACTAGAAATTATATAAATAAGTAATCCATACCAAAAAAAAACACTTTCTATAAAAAAAGCCTTAGCCCCTAATGCACTAAATATTGCAATGTCGTGCTGTTTGTGTTTTATTGACAAAATAAGCGTTGCAATAACATTAAACACAGAAATTCCCACAATTAAAATCATTATTATATATATAATAATATATACCATATAAATATCCTTATAAATATATCCATAATTATCTATCCAACTGTAAATATATACTTTTTCTTTTAAAACTTTTCTAATTTTCTGTACAACACTATTAACTGTAAAAATATTATTTACTTTAATCTCTACTCCTATAATATTAAACAACTCATTACAATAACTTTCTGCCTCTAAAAAAGATATAACTGCAAGATTACAATCTAATTGGCTCTGCAAATTTAACACTCCAGCTACTTGTAAAAATATTTTTTTGCATAGATAACGGTTATCTTGAGAAAAAAAATTATTATCAATTGCAATAGAAACCCAATCTCCTATTGTAACACCTAAAAAATCCGCTAATCCTTTTCCTAAAATAATTTGTTTTGTTTTTTTACAGAAAAAATTCCAAGAATTTTTATCTACAAAATCATATAGATCACTCGTCGCGCAAAAATTCTGATCAATATATACACTTCTAATACTAACTAAATGCCACTTATAATTACACTCAATAATTCCGGAGAAATTAATGTAAGGATTCGCATATATAATATCTTTAATACCCTTAATACGGGGTAAAATAACCTTCCAATCAATACAAACTCCTTCAGCTGGCCTAATCTCCCCATGTGGAATCACTGCCAAAATACGATGACCCAATTCATATTTAAAACCATTTATTGTGCTTAACGTTACTATAGACATAGTAATACCTACTATAATCCCAAGAATAGAAATCACAGATACTAAAGATATTAGTGCATTATTTTTTATACCTCTGTGTAATTTAAAAGCAATTCGTAATGATAGTATCATGCTACACAACCATATCCTGATGGATACGTGTACAAGTTACCAACTTTCCATTAGATATCGTTAATATTTTATGACATTTTTTAGCTAAATTTAAATCATGTGTAGCAATTAAAAAAGTTGTTCCATAATTAACATTAATTTTTTTTAACAACTTAAAAATACTATTCGAATTTTTTTGATCTAAATTACCAGTAGGTTCATCTGCTAAAATTAAATCTGGATTATTTATTAATGCTCTAGCTATAGTAACTCGTTGATTTTCTCCTCCAGATAATTCAGACGGAAAAAAATTAACACGATTTTTTAATCCAACGGATTCCAATGCACAATATGCCTTATCTTTTGCTTTTTTATACTCCATACCTCCAATTAATAAAGGCATCGCTACATTCTCTACTATATTAAAATCTAGCAATAAATGATGGGATTGATAAATAAAACCTAAAAACTTATTACGTATCATAGCACGTGTGCTATCAGATAAATCATGTAACGCATATCCTTTAAAAAATATGGTTCCAGAAGTAGGATGATCTAATCCCCCTAATAAATGCAACAATGTACTTTTGCCAGAACCTGATATCCCAATAACAGAAATCATTTGATTACTTTGTATACTTAAAGTAACACCATCTAATACTTTAACTAAAGAATTAGCAACCTTATAATATTTAGTTAACTGAATGCAATGCAATAATGAAATATTAGTCATAACGTAATATTTTAGCGGGGTAAACAGACGCCGCCTTCCATGCAGGATATAAAGTAACTAAAAAAATTATGGAAAATGTCATAAAAATTATACTCAACACTTGAAAATACCATAATTCTATAGGAAGCTGATAAACAGCAGGAAACACTCTTAATAAATACAATATTTGATTTAAATTTTTAGCTAAAAAAATCCCTAACCCTGTTCCTAATATAATGCCAAATACACCATTGCTCATACCCTGAATTATAAAAATTAATAAAATCTGTACACGAGTTATACCATATGTTCGCAACACAGCAATTTCTATTTGTTTTTCCGAAATTAACAACACTAAAAATGCAATAATATTAAAACTTGCTGTCACTATAATAATACTTAATAATAAAGACATGATATTTTTTTCTATTTTTATTGCTTGAAATAATGATCCCTTATATTCTTTCCAATCTTTATAAATCCAATCCTTGGAAAAACCTAAATAATTTTTTTTGTAAATTAAAAATGGATCATGCAACCATATGTGCCAGCCAGTAATACACTGAAACGGATAATGCATTAAAACAGCAGCATCCGAGTAATTTACTAATATTCGATCAGAATAACCAACCTCTTCAGTAATATCAGTATAAATATTTAATACTGTAAACAAACGCTGACTCGGAATACAACCAATAGGAGTAATTTGTATTACAGAAGGAACAATTAATCGAATTTGATCATTTACACATACACCAAGTGCTTTAGCTATTGATGATCCAATAATTATATAATACTTGCCTAAAACTAATGCCCGTATATATTTACTATCGATATAATCTGATAAAGGCTCACAGTTATTTGGATCAATTCCTAACATTATTCCACAAGCTAACTGTCTATTACTCTGCAGTATGACATTAGATATAACTAATGGTTTTAATGATACTTCATTATTTAAATCATTAAATATTACACTTGGCTTATTAACAATGCTAACATAACCTGCTAAATTCGTAAGTAATATATGGGGAATAAAATTCAAAAGATCTTTCTTAAATTCATTCTCAAATCCATTTAATACAGATGACACAACAATCATTGCCATTACACCTAATGCGACCGCAAAACCAGATGTCCAATAAATATACCGACTAAATTTATTGATTGATTTGCCCCACACATAACGTAATGCTATTGTGAATAACACAGTTAGTCGAGCCATTATAAATGCTTTTAAATACCGATTGAACCTATCTTTACTTCTCTTTAAAATCAGAATATAAGTATAATATATATAATCAATTTATTAAATGTTCTATATATGATATTAATTTTTAGTAATAGACATTATTATACTGAATACTTTAAAACTTTATCTATGCAGCACCATACATAACATATATTATTTCTCCGGATTTTACTGATATTAACTGAAACTCTAAATTCGGTTTGTCTGCATTTCCACATGCAATGCTATATAATACATAATTAGCTTTTAAATAATTTGCAATTTTTATCGAAAAATTGTAAGAATTTTCATTATATTCTGGAAATACGCCAAATATTCGGTAAGCATAATATAACGTATCCATGTTGATAACGCTATAACTTTTAACGTTCTCTATTATACATTGAATTAATGTGTTGGTAATATTATATATTTGTAATATACCATTAGTATTATTTTTTATAATATTTACTAACAACACACTATCCTTTTCAAGGATATCAAAAAAAAGATTTTTTTTTAAAATATTTAATAAAATTGGTTTCCAATCGACTAAACTAATTTTTTTTGGCGATAAAACAACTGGCGTTGTACATAACAAATCTATATTTTTACTGGACATACCGACGCCGTTACAAAAAAAAACCATACTAAAAAATAACAAAAATTTTAATATTTGTATGTACGTAATGTTTATAAAATACCTATAATAATTTATGTTATTCAAATAATTTTAAAATCAATAAAATTGAACAATTAAAACTAAATTTACTTAATCAAAAATTTTCACATGTTAAATAACTATGTTGTATATAAACATTATGTACAACATAAATAAAACAATTCTTCATAAATATAACACACAAAAATTTAATTTTATATGATTGATAATAAAGGACCTAAAAACTGACCACCTAATAAATGCATATGAATATGATACACTTCTTGACCAGAATGGTAATTACAGTTAATTATCAAACGATAACCTGAATTATGTATATTATTAAATTTTGCTATTTTCGCTGCTACTGTAAATAATCTGCCTAACATCTGTTCATCTTGGTCAGTAACATCGTTAACTGTAGGAATTAATTTATTAGGCACAATTAATACATGAACAGGTGCTTTGGGATTCTTATCATGAAATGCAGTCACTAAATCATCCTGATACAGGATGTCTGTTTTTATTTTTCCAGTAATAATGTCTATAAAAATATTATCTTTTTTCATATTTTAGACGGACACACTCATTCTACACATTACTTACTATATAAATATTAATTTTCTTAACTCTAAATTACCAAAAAATCCAAATTTAGATGCATAAAAGCAAAATTTGTTCTTATTAAATACCACAATAAAACAATTTCATACAAACTTAAAATTTCTATATGTACATAATACATATTCATTAATATATAAAAATCACTTTAAAATATAATTTTTTATTATAAATAATTCAAAAAAATCCTTTCTTTTAAGATTCTAACTGAAATAAAGCAAAAAAATTTTTTGTAGTAACCATAGCTAATTCATCAAGATCCACATTCTTTATATGTGCTACATATTTAGCAATTTCATATACGTAAGCTGGCTGGTTTTCCAAACCACGATATGGAACTGGAGTGAGATACGGAGAATCCGTTTCTAATAAAATTCGATCTATAGGAACATATTTAATTACTTCTCTCAACATATAAAATTTATTAAATGTTACCATACCAGAAAAAGATATATAAAAATTAAGATTTAATAACAATCTTGCATTTTCTAAATCTTCACTAAAACAATGCAATACACCGCTGCACTCTATAGCCTTTTCTTTACGCAATATAACAATGGTATCTTGAATAGAATTACGACTATGCACAATAATTGGTTTCTTTATTGACTTAGCAACATGAATATGCTCTTGAAACACTTTTTTTTGTTTTATTTTATCCTGCACATTCGAACTATGATAATAATCTAAACCAGTTTCTCCAATAGCAACAACATTTGTTTTAGATGATAAAATATATAACATATCACTACTAAAATTTATTTCATTAAACACACAAGTAGGATGTACTCCACAAGAAAACACAACATCTTTCCTACATCCTACAAGTTTCACCATATTATCATAATCCGACATCACAGTACTGACTGACAAAAATAAATTTACCCCTTTTTTATTTGCTTTATTTAAAGCGTCTGAAACATTAGCATGAATACTTGTATAATTTAATTTATTTAAATGACAATGCGAATCTACTAAAAACATAATGTTTTATATACTCCAAGAGTTTAAACAATCTTCAGTAATATCATATTTCCAATTTAATAATCTATAAGTTAATAATAATTCACGATTAATATTAGTATACTGTTTTAAACAACGCAAAAGTACCCACCATTTTTGTAAATGGTCACTAAGAGATAAAATATCCCATCTATCTGCAATAGCACTAATTAATTCTAGTTGATCTAAATTCATTAGAAATATATTCTTTACCCCCTGTTTCCACTTTAATGCATCTAAAATTATAGTAATCAACCAATATAAACACATATTTTCTATATAACTCAATCTAGATGAAAGTTTTAAAAAATCTCCATTAGTGATAATAGTATATGTAAATTTAAATAATTCCAATCGCTGTTCCCATAAATTTGATTTAAAAATATTTTTTGCTGCTATAGGAAATCCATCGCATAAACGTAATGCACACCTTGCTGATACAATATCAGCAGTAACTTGTTGTTTCATTAACCATCGCAATCCAATTTCTTCTTTTGGAGAAGTAATACACCAACGCATACATCGACTCAATAAAGTCATTGATACCTGATTATAATCTTTAGTATGAAAGAAAAAAAAAGTATTTACAGGAGGCTCATCAATTATTTTTAATAAAGAATTAACAGCGGCATCCGTTAAACATTCCAAACGGCGTACAAATACA
This sequence is a window from Candidatus Blochmannia ocreatus. Protein-coding genes within it:
- a CDS encoding DNA polymerase III subunit delta' C-terminal domain-containing protein — encoded protein: MYLYPWLSYIYNKILGIYKNKKGHHALLFSSKQDNGVDVLIYFIIRWLFCMKPYNTKYCNACYDCKLMHVGNHPNYYDIIAKDSIGIVGVDTIRVCINSIYKCAYANKTKIVFVRRLECLTDAAVNSLLKIIDEPPVNTFFFFHTKDYNQVSMTLLSRCMRWCITSPKEEIGLRWLMKQQVTADIVSARCALRLCDGFPIAAKNIFKSNLWEQRLELFKFTYTIITNGDFLKLSSRLSYIENMCLYWLITIILDALKWKQGVKNIFLMNLDQLELISAIADRWDILSLSDHLQKWWVLLRCLKQYTNINRELLLTYRLLNWKYDITEDCLNSWSI
- the purB gene encoding adenylosuccinate lyase, which produces MQLSPLTAISPIDGRYYKQTTHLRNIFNEFNLIKFRLYIEIHWLKKLSNTTEIKEIPFFTPKEHYFLNNIIKNFSMQDAKNIKKIEKITQHDIKAIEYFLKEKVDILPNLKKISEFIHFGCTSDDINNLAYGLMLKNTKKIVLLPMWKKIIDEIKKMSVNYKNIPFLSRTHGQPATPSTMGKEMANIAYRLIRQYHQLKSIKILGKMNGAVGNYNAHILAYPKINWRNISREFVTSLGITWNPYTTQIEPHDYIAELSNCIRLFNTILIKFNRDIWGYITLNYFTQNRNNMTIGSSTMPHKTNPIEFENSEGNLGLANTLLNHFSHKLPISRWQRDLSDSTVLRSLGTAIGYGIIAYHNLLKGINKLIINKQHISNELNNNWIILSEAIQIILRKNKIHKSYEHTKKFFDNNTKINSETIKKFIQSLPLPKSEKLRLEKTTPSNYIGLSKEITNDITDIT
- a CDS encoding penicillin-binding protein activator LpoB yields the protein MVFFCNGVGMSSKNIDLLCTTPVVLSPKKISLVDWKPILLNILKKNLFFDILEKDSVLLVNIIKNNTNGILQIYNITNTLIQCIIENVKSYSVINMDTLYYAYRIFGVFPEYNENSYNFSIKIANYLKANYVLYSIACGNADKPNLEFQLISVKSGEIIYVMYGAA
- a CDS encoding FtsX-like permease family protein — encoded protein: MARLTVLFTIALRYVWGKSINKFSRYIYWTSGFAVALGVMAMIVVSSVLNGFENEFKKDLLNFIPHILLTNLAGYVSIVNKPSVIFNDLNNEVSLKPLVISNVILQSNRQLACGIMLGIDPNNCEPLSDYIDSKYIRALVLGKYYIIIGSSIAKALGVCVNDQIRLIVPSVIQITPIGCIPSQRLFTVLNIYTDITEEVGYSDRILVNYSDAAVLMHYPFQCITGWHIWLHDPFLIYKKNYLGFSKDWIYKDWKEYKGSLFQAIKIEKNIMSLLLSIIIVTASFNIIAFLVLLISEKQIEIAVLRTYGITRVQILLIFIIQGMSNGVFGIILGTGLGIFLAKNLNQILYLLRVFPAVYQLPIELWYFQVLSIIFMTFSIIFLVTLYPAWKAASVYPAKILRYD
- a CDS encoding YchF/TatD family DNA exonuclease encodes the protein MFLVDSHCHLNKLNYTSIHANVSDALNKANKKGVNLFLSVSTVMSDYDNMVKLVGCRKDVVFSCGVHPTCVFNEINFSSDMLYILSSKTNVVAIGETGLDYYHSSNVQDKIKQKKVFQEHIHVAKSIKKPIIVHSRNSIQDTIVILRKEKAIECSGVLHCFSEDLENARLLLNLNFYISFSGMVTFNKFYMLREVIKYVPIDRILLETDSPYLTPVPYRGLENQPAYVYEIAKYVAHIKNVDLDELAMVTTKNFFALFQLES
- a CDS encoding ABC transporter ATP-binding protein, which produces MTNISLLHCIQLTKYYKVANSLVKVLDGVTLSIQSNQMISVIGISGSGKSTLLHLLGGLDHPTSGTIFFKGYALHDLSDSTRAMIRNKFLGFIYQSHHLLLDFNIVENVAMPLLIGGMEYKKAKDKAYCALESVGLKNRVNFFPSELSGGENQRVTIARALINNPDLILADEPTGNLDQKNSNSIFKLLKKINVNYGTTFLIATHDLNLAKKCHKILTISNGKLVTCTRIHQDMVV
- a CDS encoding FtsX-like permease family protein, with the translated sequence MILSLRIAFKLHRGIKNNALISLVSVISILGIIVGITMSIVTLSTINGFKYELGHRILAVIPHGEIRPAEGVCIDWKVILPRIKGIKDIIYANPYINFSGIIECNYKWHLVSIRSVYIDQNFCATSDLYDFVDKNSWNFFCKKTKQIILGKGLADFLGVTIGDWVSIAIDNNFFSQDNRYLCKKIFLQVAGVLNLQSQLDCNLAVISFLEAESYCNELFNIIGVEIKVNNIFTVNSVVQKIRKVLKEKVYIYSWIDNYGYIYKDIYMVYIIIYIIMILIVGISVFNVIATLILSIKHKQHDIAIFSALGAKAFFIESVFFWYGLLIYIISSILGSVLSILLSLNLNNLVIFIEKFLNKKIFLSKIYFIDFLPSKLDIWDILLILVLTLLFGITTSYYTVSKTIKSINLCQILK
- a CDS encoding HIT domain-containing protein, which encodes MKKDNIFIDIITGKIKTDILYQDDLVTAFHDKNPKAPVHVLIVPNKLIPTVNDVTDQDEQMLGRLFTVAAKIAKFNNIHNSGYRLIINCNYHSGQEVYHIHMHLLGGQFLGPLLSII